attggatggttggcaagtctcaacacccatcaaagtttttgattcactgctttttcctctctgatattaatgattgacatccatttctgtacaacagttcagcacatctggttaagcatagaaagtgtgaaatacattcacagctcattcaaaatacagctcattcaaaatgtactgtattcaaactttaagattgacactttgaaattcctatcttacgactgacatgttaacaatttcattaaacgtagaatgactatttaaaatataaatatatatatgaaatgtaaaatataatatatatacgtatatatatatatatatatatatatatatatatatatatataatttatgtccaccttttgttttacctatgtcgcgtgctggggggggggtcaccctgttttcgaaatttggaatggggggtcaccctgttttcaaaatttggaatagggggggtcagccactttttgacgtcggcaaaaaataatccaccggcccccccaggccaaagaaactgaccagtcccttagaagGCGTGTTGTATGTTGAATTGTATCGATGGTCATTAACGTTGCTGTCTTTTTTCACTGTAGGAGACTGGTAATTACTCTGTCAATCTTGATCGGCGAAAACTGGTGCTGTGGAGACATTCACGACACGTTCAGCTTTGTTGCAGTTGCAGGATGGAACCATCCCTAAACGATACTTCACCGAACGATACAGAACTGGGTTTGAGCGGATTGCATTGGGTTAGCGGAACAGGTGCAGTGTGGGTACTTTGGACAACGATCGTGGCAGCAGTCTCCTTGCTCTCAGTGTTTGCAAACCTAACTGTAATATTTGTTGTTTCGAAGATTGAGTATTTGCTGGAATATTCAAAGTACTTCATCCTGTCCATAGCCCTTGCTGACTTTGGTAATGGACTGGTGTGTTGTATGGCGATTGTACCTAGCATTACCGGTGAATGGCCGTATGGAAGAGTGGTTTGCAAGTTGCAGACCATACTCTCCCTGACGTTCACGGCTGCTTCAGTCACTGGTATCCTGCATATTCACATAGAACGCTTTGTGGCGATAGAGAAACCTCTACGCTATTACTCGATCTTGTCCAAACGAAAGTGCTTTGGCGTGATTGCCACAACCTGGATACTGTACACGGCTTTCGCGACTCTCATTGTCGTGGATGGGGGTAGTGACAGTGACCTCTACGACCATATGTTATAC
The DNA window shown above is from Ptychodera flava strain L36383 chromosome 5, AS_Pfla_20210202, whole genome shotgun sequence and carries:
- the LOC139133570 gene encoding beta-3 adrenergic receptor-like — protein: MEPSLNDTSPNDTELGLSGLHWVSGTGAVWVLWTTIVAAVSLLSVFANLTVIFVVSKIEYLLEYSKYFILSIALADFGNGLVCCMAIVPSITGEWPYGRVVCKLQTILSLTFTAASVTGILHIHIERFVAIEKPLRYYSILSKRKCFGVIATTWILYTAFATLIVVDGGSDSDLYDHMLYQCCGTMIFKKPSMLIYLIVLAMTSLFPSSVGILVINYRITQVLKRLRTTVVPAESTQASRDATLGAPASTSLPASEERRGTYRTFIVVALAFHISWVPLVVVDTYCFATNTEVNPTLQFLLYWLAMSNSFWNFFIYSMRSQKFRNQMKKMFSSCAAT